From the genome of Perca flavescens isolate YP-PL-M2 chromosome 1, PFLA_1.0, whole genome shotgun sequence, one region includes:
- the cyp2r1 gene encoding vitamin D 25-hydroxylase — MVSVNSPYLVPVSCAQALLGVGCLTVACLAFLLVRQLVKQRRPPGFPPGPSPIPVIGNIMSLATEPHVFLKKQSEVHGQIFSLDLGGILTVVLTGYDCVRECLYHQSEVFADRPSLPLFIKMTKMGGLLNCKYGKAWIEHRKLACNSFRYFGSGQRQFERKISEECMFFVDAIDEHKGKPFNPKHLVTNAVSNITNLIIFGQRFTYDDRNFQHMIEIFSENVELAVSGWALLYNAFPWIEYVPFGKHQKLFRNAAEVYDFLLQVIQDFSQGRVPHAPRHYVDAYLDELEQNAGEPSSSFSYENLIYSVGELIIAGTETTTNTLRWAMLYMALYPNIQERVHREIDSLLANGRAPTLEDKQKMPYVEAVLHEILRFCNIVPLGIFRATSQDAKVNGYTIPKGTMVITNLYSVHFDEKYWTDPGVFSPQRFLDSNGNFVRREAFLPFSLGRRCCLGEQLARMEMFLFFTTLLQRFHLQFPPGTIPTVTPKLGMTLQPKPYSICAVRRQQKSPCS; from the exons ATGGTTTCAGTGAATTCGCCGTATCTGGTGCCGGTGTCCTGCGCCCAGGCTCTGCTCGGTGTGGGCTGTCTAACTGTCGCCTGCCTCGCTTTCCTGCTGGTTCGCCAGCTCGTCAAGCAGAGAAGACCCCCGGGCTTTCCTCCTGGTCCATCTCCCATCCCAGTGATAGGGAACATCATGTCTCTGGCCACCGAGCCGCACGTCTTCCTCAAGAAGCAGAGTGAAGTTCATGGACAG ATTTTCAGTCTCGACCTGGGAGGCATCTTGACAGTGGTATTAACTGGATATGATTGCGTCAGGGAATGCCTTTACCATCAAAGTGAGGTGTTTGCTGATCGCCCATCGCTGCCTTTATTCataaaaatgaccaaaatggGTG GGCTTCTCAATTGTAAATATGGCAAAGCCTGGATTGAACACCGCAAACTGGCTTGCAACTCTTTCCGTTACTTCGGCAGCGGCCAGAGACAGTTTGAAAGGAAGATCTCGGAGGAGTGCATGTTCTTTGTCGATGCCATTGACGAACACAAAGGAAAGCCCTTTAACCCCAAACACCTGGTGACCAACGCTGTGTCCAACATTACCAACCTGATCATTTTTGGACAGCGTTTTACTTACGACGACCGCAACTTCCAGCACATGATTGAGATTTTCAGTGAGAACGTGGAGCTAGCAGTAAGCGGCTGGGCCCTCCTCTACAACGCCTTCCCTTGGATTGAGTATGTGCCCTTTGGAAAACACCAGAAGCTGTTCCGCAATGCTGCTGAGGTGTATGACTTCTTGCTGCAGGTTATACAGGATTTCTCACAGGGCAGGGTGCCACATGCACCTCGCCACTATGTTGATGCCTATTTGGATGAGTTGGAGCAGAATGCAGGAGAACCCAGCTCCTCTTTTTCCTATGAGAACCTCATCTACTCAGTGGGTGAGCTTATTATTGCTGGCACAGAGACCACTACTAACACCCTGCGATGGGCCATGCTGTACATGGCTCTCTACCCCAACATACAAG AGAGGGTGCACAGAGAGATCGACAGCTTGCTGGCCAATGGGAGAGCACCCACTTTGGAGGACAAACAGAAGATGCCTTACGTAGAGGCTGTTCTGCACGAGATCCTTCGCTTTTGCAACATTGTCCCACTTGGTATTTTCCGTGCCACCTCCCAGGATGCAAAAGTCAACGGGTACACAATTCCCAAAGGCACCATGGTGATCACAAACCTCTACTCAGTGCACTTTGATGAGAAGTACTGGACCGATCCAGGTGTTTTCTCACCACAGAGGTTTCTGGACAGCAATGGCAACTTTGTGAGGCGTGAGGCATTCCTGCCATTCTCCTTGG GGAGGCGTTGCTGCCTGGGCGAACAGCTGGCCAGGATGGAGATGTTCCTATTTTTCACCACTTTGCTGCAAAGGTTTCATCTTCAGTTCCCTCCAGGAACAATTCCCACTGTCACTCCCAAACTGGGCATGACCTTACAGCCCAAACCTTACTCCATCTGTGCTGTCCGCAGGCAGCAGAAAAGTCCCTGCTCTTGA